A DNA window from Mytilus edulis unplaced genomic scaffold, xbMytEdul2.2 SCAFFOLD_660, whole genome shotgun sequence contains the following coding sequences:
- the LOC139509472 gene encoding histone H1-delta-like: MADATAAPAVAPAKSPKKKAAAKPKKPSAHPKYSEMIGKAIAALKERGGSSRQAILKYIMANFNVGKDAKSVNAHLKLALRAGVKNNSLKQSKGTGASGSFRIGEAKVVKKKPAKAKKAAKPKAAKPKKAKSTPKKKKPAAKKPAGEKKAAKPKAKKPAAKKAAKPKKPAAKSPAKKKAAKPKAKKTPKKK, translated from the coding sequence atggcAGACGCAACAGCAGCACCAGCAGTAGCACCAGCTAAATCACCAAAGAAAAAGGcagcagccaagccaaagaagccttCCGCACATCCTAAATACAGCGAGATGATTGGAAAAGCCATCGCCGCTTTGAAAGAACGTGGAGGTTCTTCAAGGCAAGCAATTCTGAAGTACATCATGGCCAACTTCAACGTCGGAAAAGATGCCAAGTCAGTAAATGCTCATTTAAAACTTGCACTCAGAGCCGGAGTTAAGAACAACAGTTTGAAGCAGTCCAAGGGAACTGGAGCATCCGGATCTTTCAGAATTGGAGAGGCTAAAGTAGTTAAAAAGAAGCCAGCAaaggcaaagaaagcagccaaacCTAAGGCCGCCAAGCCTAAGAAGGCAAAGAGCACACCCAAGAAGAAGAAgccagcagcaaagaaaccagctggagaaaaaaaggctgccaaaccaaaggcaaaaaaaccagcagcaaagaaagcagccaagccaaagaagccagCAGCCAAGTCACCAGCAAAAAAGAAGGCAGCCAAACCAAAAGCCAAGAAGAccccaaagaagaagtaa